One region of Labrus bergylta chromosome 23, fLabBer1.1, whole genome shotgun sequence genomic DNA includes:
- the LOC109996440 gene encoding NXPE family member 3-like: protein MFARQSVHYEENSAIVPNKVTSAPPTAPPTAPPTAPPTAPPRPDDFCTFKPLSLADAEEERMLLDSIAWPESPRPPPFFLLNQTSDPAHSTFTILPGRGGVERHIGDQLEVMIKMYDFQGNPKKSGGDVLLARLHNRALEAGVAGRVVDHLNGSYSAVFPLLWEGSAQVEVTLVHSSEAVTVLHRLNREHPERVLFKSLFRSGSISETASCNVCLRQTNQPQCNYTDLRTGEPWFCYKPKKLSCDDRINHMRAGFNVRLKDKEEKLFQSKINLKVFIHSSGPANVTVLPPRKGQPEVDQGSGKSGLSGYYFHGVWRSLGGTKVYQFNNSSAISQCLKGKAVHMYGDSTLRQWFEYLDASLPDANEINRNSPKKTGPYMIWDNAKNILVTYRVHGPPLSFIYVPTSELRYISNEIDGLVGGTNTVVVFSIWAHFSPFPIELYIRRLQSIRRAVIRLLNRAPDTLVVIRTANLRGLTPSVSLNYSDWYTLQLDKVLRAVFKGLNVRLVDAWEMTLAHHLPHNIHPGHPIVKNMIDIILSYICTK from the exons atgtttgctagacagagt GTACATTATGAAGAAAACTCTGCCATCGTTCCTAACAAAGTGACctctgctcctcccactgctcctcccactgctcctcccactgctcctcccactgctcctcccaGGCCTGATGATTTCTGCACCTTTAAGCCACTGTCTTTGGCAGATGCTGAGGAGGAACGCATGTTATTAGATTCCATTGCTTGGCCTGAATCTCCACGTCcgccacctttttttttattaaaccagACAAGTGATCCTGCCCACAGCACCTTCACCATTCTCCCAGGGAGGGGTGGAGTAGAGCGGCACATAGGAGACCAGCTGGAAGTTATGATAAAAATGTACGACTTCCAAGGAAACCCCAAGAAGTCTGGAGGAGATGTCTTACTTGCCCGATTGCACAACAGGGCACTTGAAGCAGGTGTGGCTGGACGAGTGGTGGATCACCTTAATGGCTCCTACTCTGCTGTATTCCCTTTACTCTGGGAAGGAAGTGCACAGGTTGAG gtAACGCTTGTCCACTCAAGCGAGGCTGTCACAGTTCTGCACAGGCTGAATAGAGAACATCCTGAAAGGGTACTCTTTAAAAGCCTCTTCCGCTCAGGTTCAATCTCTGAAACTGCCTCCTGTAACGTTTGCCTACGTCAAACCAACCAGCCACAGTGCAACTACACTGACCTCCGTACAGGCGAGCCTTGGTTCTGCTACAAGCCAAAGAAACTGAGCTGTGATGACAGGATTAATCACATGAGAGCCGGATTCAATGTAAGACTCaaggacaaagaggagaagcTTTTCCAAAG CAAAATCAACCTGAAAGTCTTCATTCACTCTTCAGGACCAGCCAATGTTACTGTGCTGCCTCCAAGGAAAG GGCAACCTGAGGTCGATCAAGGCAGTGGGAAGTCTGGACTCTCTGGGTATTACTTCCATGGTGTGTGGCGATCACTTGGTGGCACCAAAGTCTACCAATTCAACaactcctctgccatcagtcagTGTCTGAAAGGAAAGGCGGTCCACATGTATGGAGACTCCACCCTTAGGCAGTGGTTTGAGTACCTTGATGCTTCACTTCCAG ATGCTAATGAGATTAACCGGAATAGTCCGAAGAAAACTGGACCTTACATGATATGGGACAATGCAAAAAACATCTTGGTAACATACCGTGTCCATggtcctcctcttagttttATCTACGTCCCAACCAGTGAGCTGCGTTACATTTCCAATGAAATTGACGGGTTGGTAGGTGGCACCAACACAGTTGTAGTTTTTAGCATCTGGGCCCACTTCAGCCCTTTCCCAATTGAGCTCTACATCAGACGGCTTCAGAGCATCCGCAGGGCGGTGATTCGTCTGTTGAACAGGGCTCCAGACACACTGGTGGTCATCAGGACTGCAAACCTCAGAGGTTTAACACCTTCTGTATCGTTAAACTACAGTGACTGGTACACACTACAGCTGGACAAGGTGCTAAGAGCTGTGTTCAAAGGACTTAATGTTCGACTAGTGGACGCTTGGGAGATGACTCTGGCCCACCACCTGCCTCACAACATTCACCCAGGCCATCCTATTGTTAAGAATATGATTGACATTATCTTGTCCTACATATGCACCAAATAG
- the LOC109996439 gene encoding NXPE family member 3-like, translated as MWLKGFISNHVNMKLLKTCVILLLLTVLFFTLRNMNLLQLNYKENSAIINKKVTSTQPTAPPTAPPTAPHTAPPTAPHTAPPTAPHTAPPTASPVPDNFCTFKPLSSAEAEEERLILDSIAWPETPPLPAPFSLNQTSNAAHSTFTILPGGVGDERHVGDQLEVMIKMYDFQGNPKKSGGDAIVTRLHNRALEAGVAGRVVDHLNGSYSAVFPLLWEGSAQVEVTLVHSSEAITVLRRLNREHPDRTILKSLFRSGSISETTICNICLRKTNQPQCNYTDLRTGDPWFCYKPKELSCDTRMNHINGGMRIKLKANEANLFKSNVNMQVFIQASGPANITVLPPRKEQPMDSLGSGKSGLSGYYYQGVWRSLGGTKVHQFNNSSAISQCLKGKVVHMYGDSTIRQWFEYLDASLPDAKEINRNNPKRLGPFMIWDNAKNILVKFRFHGPPLSISVLIPTSELRYIANEIDDVVGGTNTVVIFGIWAHLTPFPMQFYIRRLYGIRRAVIRLLNRAPDTLVVIRTPNLRGTNPYIFTFNDWYAIQQDKVVRAVFKGLNVQLLDAWEMVLAHHLPHYVHPPPPIIKNMVNIILSHMCPQ; from the exons ATGTGGCTAAAAGGTTTTATAAGTAACcatgtcaacatgaaacttctgaagacctgtgtcatccttcttcttctgactgtgttgttctttacACTAAGAAACATGaacctgctgcag CTAAATTATAAAGAAAACTCTGCCATCATCAACAAGAAAGTGACTTCTACTCAGcccactgctcctcccactgcacctcccactgctccccacactgctcctcccactgctccccacactgctcctcccactgctccccacactgctcctcccactgcttctCCAGTGCCTGACAACTTCTGCACCTTCAAGCCACTGTCTTCTGCAGAAGCTGAGGAGGAACGTCTCATATTGGACTCCATTGCTTGGCCTGAAACTCCTCCTCTGCCAGCTCCTTTTTCATTGAATCAGACAAGTAACGCCGCCCACAGCACCTTCACCATTCTCCCAGGGGGGGTTGGAGACGAGCGGCATGTAGGAGACCAGCTGGAAGTTATGATAAAAATGTACGACTTCCAAGGTAACCCCAAGAAGTCTGGAGGAGATGCAATTGTTACCCGATTGCACAACAGGGCACTTGAAGCAGGTGTGGCTGGACGAGTGGTGGATCACCTTAATGGCTCCTACTCTGCTGTATTCCCTTTACTCTGGGAAGGAAGTGCACAGGTTGAG gtgACGCTTGTCCACTCAAGCGAGGCTATCACAGTCCTCCGTAGGCTAAACAGAGAACATCCTGATAGGACTATCTTAAAGAGCCTCTTCCGCTCAGGTTCAATCTCTGAAACTACCATCTGTAATATTTGTCTACGTAAAACCAACCAGCCACAGTGCAACTACACTGACCTCCGTACTGGTGACCCGTGGTTCTGCTACAAGCCAAAGGAACTGAGCTGTGATACCAGGATGAACCACATCAACGGAGGAATGCGTATAAAACTCAAGGCTAATGAGGCGAACCTTTTCAAAAG CAATGTCAACATGCAAGTCTTCATTCAGGCTTCAGGACCGGCCAATATTACTGTGCTGCCTCCAAGGAAAG AGCAACCCATGGATAGTCTGGGCAGTGGGAAGTCTGGACTCTCTGGGTATTACTACCAGGGTGTGTGGCGATCACTAGGTGGCACCAAAGTCCACCAATTCAACaactcctctgccatcagtcagTGTCTGAAAGGAAAGGTGGTCCACATGTATGGAGACTCCACCATCAGGCAGTGGTTTGAGTACCTTGATGCTTCACTTCCAG ATGCTAAAGAGATAAACCGGAATAATCCGAAGAGATTAGGACCCTTCATGATATGGGACAATGCAAAAAACATCTTGGTGAAGTTCCGCTTCCACGGTCCTCCTCTGAGTATTTCCGTCCTTATCCCAACCAGTGAGCTGCGTTACATTGCCAATGAAATAGATGATGTAGTTGGTGGCACCAACACAGTTGTCATTTTTGGCATCTGGGCCCACCTCACTCCTTTCCCAATGCAATTCTACATCAGAAGGCTTTACGGCATCCGCAGGGCGGTGATTCGTCTGTTAAACAGGGCTCCAGACACGCTGGTGGTCATCAGGACTCCAAACCTCAGAGGTACAAACCCCTATATATTTACCTTTAATGACTGGTATGCTATTCAACAGGACAAGGTGGTCAGAGCTGTGTTCAAAGGACTTAATGTTCAGCTGCTGGATGCCTGGGAGATGGTTCTGGCCCACCACCTGCCTCACTACGttcacccacctcctcccatCATTAAGAATATGGTTAACATTATATTGTCCCACATGTGCCCCCAATAG